In a single window of the Delftia tsuruhatensis genome:
- a CDS encoding ABC transporter ATP-binding protein: MSHHLSTASVRLQRFTRSFGGRAVLDGLDLDIPPGQFVALLGESGSGKTTLLRALAGLDGHAQSSGAASAQGNVSVLFQDARLLPWLSVLDNLTLGLDARASRPAAEQILREVGLHDKADAWPATLSGGQKQRAALARSLLRAPHVLLADEPFGALDALTRMRMHGLLLRLVERIRPTVILVTHDVDESLLLADRILVLRHGKIAEDHAVDLPHPRRPDHPVFMRLRTTLLHSLGVETEPA; this comes from the coding sequence ATGAGCCACCACCTCAGCACCGCCAGCGTGCGGCTGCAGCGCTTCACGCGCAGCTTCGGTGGCAGGGCCGTGCTCGACGGCCTGGACCTGGACATCCCCCCAGGCCAGTTCGTGGCCCTGCTGGGCGAATCCGGCTCGGGCAAGACCACCTTGCTGCGCGCGCTCGCCGGGCTGGACGGCCATGCGCAATCCAGCGGCGCGGCCAGCGCCCAGGGCAATGTTTCCGTGCTGTTCCAGGACGCGCGACTGCTGCCCTGGCTGTCGGTGCTGGACAACCTCACCCTGGGCCTGGACGCCCGCGCCAGCCGGCCCGCCGCCGAGCAGATCCTGCGTGAGGTGGGCCTGCACGACAAGGCCGACGCCTGGCCGGCCACGCTGTCGGGCGGCCAGAAGCAACGCGCCGCGCTGGCGCGCTCGCTGCTGCGCGCCCCGCATGTGCTGCTGGCCGACGAACCCTTCGGCGCCCTGGACGCACTCACCCGCATGCGCATGCATGGCCTGCTGCTGCGCCTGGTCGAGCGCATCCGCCCCACGGTCATCCTCGTCACCCATGACGTGGACGAATCCCTGCTGCTGGCCGACCGCATCCTGGTGCTCAGGCACGGGAAGATCGCCGAAGACCATGCCGTGGACCTGCCCCATCCCCGGCGCCCCGACCACCCCGTCTTCATGCGCCTGCGCACCACCTTGCTGCACAGCCTGGGCGTGGAAACCGAACCCGCATGA
- a CDS encoding alpha/beta fold hydrolase: MTEASCGGGQNLPWLAVLPGLDGTGLLLAEFVQVLSGFFRVQVITYPPDEVLSYDELLDHALARLPAGPLFLIGESFSGPLALRLAAEHPTRVRGVILGASFARLDLPLKALLSSLSGLLAWVPAARAPMWLLDGVLSNGHATASGRVLLKQALQMVAPEVLAGRVRQALEVDLLAQGVRVRQPLLYLQACHDRLMPANAAGLVASISGNARVESIAAPHFIFQVRPQACMKAIVAFHECCGTTDAPP, translated from the coding sequence ATGACGGAAGCGAGTTGTGGAGGGGGTCAGAACCTGCCCTGGCTGGCAGTCCTGCCCGGCCTGGATGGCACGGGCTTGTTGCTGGCGGAGTTTGTGCAGGTGCTGTCCGGGTTCTTTCGGGTGCAGGTCATCACCTATCCGCCGGATGAGGTGCTTTCCTATGACGAACTGCTGGATCATGCGCTGGCCCGTCTGCCCGCTGGGCCGCTTTTTCTGATCGGTGAATCGTTCTCGGGGCCGCTGGCGTTGCGCCTGGCAGCGGAGCACCCGACGCGGGTCCGGGGCGTCATCCTCGGAGCCTCGTTTGCCCGCCTGGATCTGCCCTTGAAGGCGCTTCTCTCAAGCCTGTCAGGGCTGCTCGCCTGGGTCCCGGCGGCACGCGCGCCCATGTGGCTGCTCGATGGAGTGCTGAGCAATGGGCATGCAACAGCGTCCGGGCGTGTCTTGTTGAAGCAGGCCCTGCAGATGGTCGCACCAGAGGTTCTGGCAGGCCGCGTCAGGCAGGCTCTGGAGGTTGATCTGCTGGCGCAGGGCGTGCGCGTGCGACAGCCACTGCTTTATCTGCAGGCCTGCCATGACCGGCTGATGCCTGCCAATGCGGCTGGCCTGGTGGCGTCCATTTCTGGCAATGCGCGTGTTGAAAGCATTGCCGCACCGCATTTCATTTTTCAGGTGCGGCCACAGGCTTGCATGAAGGCCATCGTGGCGTTTCATGAATGCTGTGGCACAACGGATGCGCCACCGTAG
- the corA gene encoding magnesium/cobalt transporter CorA, giving the protein MLINCVAYENGAKLADIAIADISNYIERPGCFVWVALADATPAELEEMREEFGLHALAVEDALHGHQRPKIEEYGTTLFAVMHLLEPEPERPGHFNHGEVDVFVGPNFVLSVRNRSKRGFLGVRERCENEPELLRHGSGFVLYALMDAVVDRYFPIIDALEVELEQIEQQIFTKGAARDNIKQLYELKGRAMDLKHAVAPLLEAVGKLNGGRVPQICVGSRDYFRDVMDHLGRINAQIDTMRDTVGTAIQVNLSMVSIEENEVTKRLAAWASIFAICTAFFGVWGMNFEVMPELKWQYGYPAALLLVLGVCGVLYYKFRKAGWL; this is encoded by the coding sequence ATGCTGATCAACTGCGTAGCCTACGAAAACGGGGCCAAGCTGGCCGATATCGCCATAGCGGACATCAGCAACTACATCGAGCGGCCCGGCTGCTTCGTCTGGGTGGCGCTGGCCGATGCCACGCCTGCCGAACTGGAGGAGATGCGCGAGGAATTCGGCCTGCACGCGCTGGCCGTGGAAGATGCGCTGCACGGCCACCAGCGGCCCAAGATCGAGGAATACGGCACCACGCTGTTCGCCGTGATGCACCTGCTGGAGCCCGAGCCCGAGCGACCCGGCCACTTCAACCACGGCGAGGTCGATGTGTTCGTGGGTCCCAACTTCGTGCTGTCGGTGCGCAACCGCAGCAAGCGCGGCTTCCTGGGCGTGCGCGAGCGCTGCGAGAACGAGCCCGAACTGCTGCGCCACGGCTCGGGCTTCGTGCTGTATGCGCTGATGGATGCCGTGGTGGACCGCTACTTCCCCATCATCGATGCGCTGGAGGTGGAGCTGGAGCAGATCGAGCAGCAGATCTTCACCAAGGGCGCGGCGCGCGACAACATCAAGCAGCTGTATGAACTCAAGGGCCGGGCCATGGACCTCAAGCACGCCGTGGCGCCCCTGCTGGAAGCCGTGGGCAAGCTCAACGGCGGGCGCGTGCCCCAGATTTGCGTGGGCTCCAGGGACTACTTCCGCGACGTGATGGACCACCTGGGCCGCATCAACGCCCAGATCGACACCATGCGCGACACCGTGGGCACGGCCATCCAGGTGAACCTGTCCATGGTCTCCATCGAGGAAAACGAAGTCACCAAGCGCCTGGCGGCCTGGGCCAGTATCTTCGCCATCTGCACGGCCTTCTTCGGCGTGTGGGGGATGAACTTCGAAGTCATGCCCGAACTGAAGTGGCAATACGGCTACCCGGCCGCGCTGCTGCTCGTGCTGGGCGTGTGCGGGGTGCTTTACTACAAGTTTCGCAAGGCGGGGTGGTTGTAG
- a CDS encoding LLM class flavin-dependent oxidoreductase, which translates to MPRQLHLNLFLMTRGHHEGAWRHPGANRKALTDLELYVDAARIAEAARFDAVFLADSLVGPENGQQITSGLLDPLVLLTALALRTERIGLIGTASTTYSHAYTLARQFASLDHLSKGRAGWNIVTSWAPNAGLNYGLADNVDHGDRYRIAEEFVSAVDALWRSFPASALLDDTAAGRFLDAAQIKPIHFEGRYIRTRGPLNVPGSPQGRPVFVQAGQSESGRAFAAKWAEAIFTAHGSRESAQAFYADIKAQARHLGRQPQDIVILPGISAAIGSTEYEARQVWEELDSLTSIEVGLARLSARFGGHDFSAVPLDRKLTRDDFPDPDKVQASRSRAVGYVETSLRDGLTLRGLLQRLAGARGHLAVAGTPEQVADIIEDWFRSGAADGFNVMPPLLNQQFELFTSEVVPLLRKRGLFRSEYDSHTLRGHFGLGELAGVPDGQADQRREQVLAV; encoded by the coding sequence ATGCCCCGGCAACTGCACCTGAACCTGTTCCTCATGACGCGCGGCCACCACGAAGGCGCCTGGCGCCATCCGGGCGCCAACCGCAAGGCGCTCACCGACCTGGAGCTGTACGTCGATGCCGCGCGCATCGCCGAGGCCGCCAGGTTCGACGCCGTCTTCCTGGCCGACAGCCTGGTCGGCCCCGAGAACGGCCAGCAGATCACCTCGGGCCTGCTGGACCCGCTGGTGCTGCTCACCGCACTGGCGCTGCGCACCGAGCGCATCGGCCTGATAGGCACGGCCTCCACCACCTACAGCCATGCCTACACGCTGGCGCGCCAGTTCGCCTCGCTGGACCACCTGTCCAAGGGCCGCGCGGGCTGGAACATCGTGACCTCCTGGGCGCCCAACGCCGGCCTGAACTATGGTCTGGCCGACAACGTGGACCACGGCGACCGCTACCGCATCGCGGAGGAATTCGTGTCGGCCGTCGATGCGCTGTGGCGCAGCTTCCCGGCCAGCGCCCTGCTGGACGACACGGCGGCGGGCCGGTTCCTCGACGCCGCCCAGATCAAGCCCATCCACTTCGAAGGCCGGTACATCCGCACGCGCGGACCGCTCAACGTGCCCGGCAGCCCGCAGGGCCGGCCTGTCTTCGTCCAGGCCGGCCAGTCCGAATCGGGCCGCGCCTTTGCCGCCAAATGGGCCGAAGCCATCTTCACGGCCCATGGCTCGCGCGAGTCGGCCCAGGCCTTCTACGCCGACATCAAGGCCCAGGCCCGGCACCTGGGCCGCCAGCCGCAGGACATCGTCATCCTGCCCGGCATCAGCGCCGCCATCGGCTCCACCGAATACGAGGCGCGCCAGGTCTGGGAGGAGCTGGACAGCCTGACCAGCATCGAGGTCGGCCTGGCCCGCCTGTCCGCCCGCTTCGGCGGCCACGACTTCTCGGCCGTGCCGCTGGACCGCAAGCTCACGCGCGACGACTTCCCCGATCCCGACAAGGTCCAGGCCTCGCGCAGCCGCGCCGTGGGCTATGTGGAGACCAGCCTGCGCGACGGCCTCACACTGCGCGGCCTGCTCCAGCGCCTGGCCGGCGCGCGCGGCCACCTGGCCGTGGCCGGCACGCCCGAGCAGGTGGCCGACATCATCGAAGACTGGTTCAGGAGTGGCGCGGCCGACGGCTTCAATGTCATGCCGCCCCTACTCAACCAGCAGTTCGAGCTGTTCACCAGCGAAGTCGTGCCCCTGCTGCGCAAGCGCGGCCTGTTCCGCAGCGAATACGACAGCCATACGCTGCGCGGGCATTTCGGGCTGGGGGAATTGGCCGGGGTGCCGGATGGGCAAGCAGATCAGCGGCGGGAGCAGGTGCTGGCTGTCTGA
- the ppk2 gene encoding polyphosphate kinase 2, producing MYDELLPDHHDALMQRIERDLLDSYDEELEMEIDDARLDGGAVDGADSMGRQVYFRELLRLQGELVKLQDWVQHHRKKVVILFEGRDAAGKGGVIKRITQRLNPRVCRVAALPAPNDRERTQWYFQRYVSHLPAGGEIVLFDRSWYNRAGVERVMGFCSDEEYEEFFRSVPEFEKMLVRSGITLVKYWFSITDDEQHLRFLGRVHDPLKQWKLSPMDFESRRRWEAYTKAKEAMLERTHIAEAPWWLVQAVDKKKARLNCISHLLTQLPYEEIEHPAVVLPERTRNPEYTRNPVPQHMYVPDRY from the coding sequence ATGTACGACGAACTCCTGCCCGACCACCACGACGCGCTGATGCAGCGCATCGAGCGCGACCTGCTCGACAGCTATGACGAAGAACTGGAGATGGAGATAGACGACGCGCGGCTCGACGGTGGCGCCGTGGATGGCGCCGATTCCATGGGCCGGCAGGTCTACTTCCGCGAGCTGCTGCGCCTGCAAGGCGAGCTGGTCAAGCTCCAGGACTGGGTGCAGCACCACAGGAAGAAGGTGGTCATCCTGTTCGAGGGCCGTGATGCGGCCGGCAAGGGAGGCGTGATCAAGCGCATCACGCAGCGCCTGAACCCGCGCGTGTGCCGCGTGGCCGCCCTGCCCGCGCCCAACGACCGCGAGCGCACGCAGTGGTATTTCCAGCGCTATGTGTCCCACCTGCCTGCGGGCGGCGAGATCGTGCTGTTCGACCGCAGTTGGTACAACCGCGCGGGCGTGGAGCGCGTGATGGGCTTTTGCTCGGACGAGGAGTACGAGGAGTTCTTCCGCTCCGTGCCCGAGTTCGAGAAGATGCTGGTGCGTTCGGGCATCACGCTGGTGAAGTACTGGTTTTCCATCACCGACGACGAGCAGCACCTGCGTTTCCTGGGCCGCGTGCACGACCCGCTCAAGCAGTGGAAGCTCAGCCCCATGGACTTCGAGAGCCGCCGCCGCTGGGAGGCCTACACCAAGGCCAAGGAGGCCATGCTGGAGCGCACCCACATCGCCGAGGCGCCCTGGTGGCTGGTGCAGGCCGTGGACAAGAAGAAGGCCCGGCTCAACTGCATCTCCCACCTGCTGACCCAGCTGCCCTATGAAGAGATAGAGCACCCGGCCGTCGTGCTGCCCGAGCGCACGCGCAACCCGGAGTACACGCGCAACCCGGTCCCCCAGCACATGTACGTGCCGGACAGGTATTGA